Within Vidua chalybeata isolate OUT-0048 chromosome 26, bVidCha1 merged haplotype, whole genome shotgun sequence, the genomic segment gaggaggctgaggacAGCTCTTTCTCACTCTGAATGCTGTCCTGTGTCTGGAAGAGCTCACTGGTGGCTCTCTGCTGTCGCTGCACACCAGTGAAGCAATGCTGAAACACCttccacagggacagggatgcagaggaagctgtgcctgcagctcacTTTCGCCTCCCCTGGGGACCACAGAGAGAGTTGTCAGGCAGTggaaagggctgcccagggagctggtagagtccccatccctggggaacAAGGAacaactggacatggcactcagtgctctggcttgggtgacaaggtggtgttGGTCAAAGGCTGGACTCGATCGTGGAGGTCATTCTCAACCTTGATGTTCCTGTGACCAAGCAGGCAGTAGTTTCTGACTCTAGGACACAGTGGCTGTGTCTGGGGGCTTGCAGCAACCTCCATGTCTCCATACAGGTGTCGGCACTACTTCTGtgagagctgtgccctgcagcactATCGCAAATCCCAGCGCTGCTACGTCTGTGACAAGCAAACCAATGGGGTCTTCAACCCTGCAAAAGGTAATGGACACCTGGGGAGAGGGGCTTCTGGGGGAACACCTGAGCAGCAAaggcaccagctgctgctggagcttcCTGGTGCTGGGCCTGGCCCTGAGCTGCAGTTCACAGTTCttggctgccagcagagctcagttagtgtcagaaaatgctgaatCATGAGCAACATGAGCATCTGTGCTTGCCCTGTGGGGAACCTGGGGAGTGACTGGAGAGGGAAGGGCGTTGTGCCatgggagcagaggcagcagcttgTGTGGTCAGTAGTGCTGAGGGAATGACTGtaacagctcctgcctggacTCAGCAAACAGGAGTGGCTCCAAGCAGAGCCTCTGTAGGGATTTTTGGTAGCTGCCCTGGTCCTGGGTGTTCACAGGACCTGGGCCCCTGGCTCTGGGGTGGGGCAGCCCCTGCACCCAGAGCCTCATTGtgacttttctgtttttcagagctCATGGCGAAACTGGAAAAACACaaaggggaggaagaagaggagcaaCAGTCAGACCGAGAAGAGGATCCACGGTAGCAGAACACATTTTGTACATAACTGAATAAAGCTTttgtaggaggaaaaaaaaaagctaccaGCTGTAGCCAGGGATTCTGTATCCAACCAGCAGCTACTGAACTATGTCCACCGGTGCTGGACTCTGTCTTTGCTGCCCTGTGGGGGCACAAGGCAGGACAGGTAAGACTCAAGGGCTGAGTGAGCCATCTGCTACCCCCAGAACCCCTGAGTGCGGCCGGGGAAGGAGGGTGAATGTTCAGTTACTTTGTAATTGCTGCTTCTGACCACGGTGCTGCCGTTTCACTCCTAAGTGTGCACGCAGGGAACAAAGTTAATTTAAGCCCCCAGTCTTTGAGCATGGAGCAAACTGGAGGCATGGGCAGGGATGAGAAATTCAAGCTTGCATTAAGTTCATCCTTCACCCTAAAAATGCTAATTCATGGGAAAGCAAGGCTGGAGCACTGCAGTTACTGGGCATTTATTCCCTCCTGACTTGGTTCCTAGAACTCAAGATAGGGACAGAACTTCAGTGGGCTGCATACCTTTTGAATCAGCCCTGTTTGTAAGACTTCATAACAAGCCAGGAAATTAATATCTTCTTACTAACAGATTAAATCAGGAGCCAAACCTGATCACAGGGAGGAAGTAGAACTGGGCCTGGCCTTAACAAACACTCCTGCAACTGGGAGAATTTTACTGAAACTTTAGAAAAGAGCAGGTGCAGGTGTTTGCAGCTTGTTGGTTTAGTGGATGTGTGTTTCTGAAGCATGAAGGCAGCTGCCATAAACTGGTGAGCTGTACAAAACTAAGGTAAAAGCAAGCATGCACAGCCAGCCTGTCACCCTCTGTGATTCACTCCATCATCCTGCACAAACAGCAGACTTAAAAAacaacttcagaaatattttatttgttttggaaaaaaaactagAGTAACAAACTTTTCAAGTACAGTTTATAAACACAAGAAGGACCTGTTGCCAGCACCACTACTCCCATCAACTGCACCTATACAAGGATTCTCAGTGCTTCAGTAAAGAGCAGATGACCTTCAGCACCATggtccttggaaaaaaaaaagtcaaactaAAAGCCTTAAATACACCTCCAAATAAACCAAACACCACGGAATGGGggagagctgccacagcagcagggcagagtcACACAGCCATGAATCACAGGGAGCCACGTGGGCAGCTTTTACCTGTCAGTGAGGGAAGGCAGAACAGCAATGGTAATGGAAAGGTTAAAGTTCAATTCTGTACAGGAGTTGTGAGCAAGAGGATCAGCATGAAAATCAATTTACTTTTCCTCTGTGCCAGGGTAAGTCACTGAGAACAGGCAGGTAAGAGTGTTTCGTGCTGTGAAACCAGCCCAGCTAACATGAAGTTCAACTGGAAGGGGATAAAAAAGCTGGTACATTGTCCAGGCATCCACACTGCTCTGGTGACCCAGGAAGCTGGAAGGGGGAGGCTGGAAGGCCCTGTCTGACCTGGAGCAGAGCGCTCAGCATTGAGTGAGAAGTCTTCAAAGCCCTCTCCAGACTGGAAGAATCCAGTGCTGCAGAGGAAtgcccagtgcagcagcagtgcctggaatGGCATCAGCTTGTCTTTGATCTCCCGTTTTTCATCACAAAGCAGTAACTAAGAATATaatcccttttcccccccccttAAAACTTGCCCTGTGACAATACTGTCACAGGAACTTGACTAGTTCTAAGAGAATGCCCAAAACTAAAAGCTGCCCACCTCCCCTCAACTCTAAGGCACccttaaaagagaaaaaaacaaagagggCAGGGACATGCAGCCTCAACTGTGAGGAAGCCAGTGATTTTTAGAAACACATAAATAGAGACCATAACTACACAGACTCACTCAACACCCTCGAGTGCTCTACCAGAGCTCAGCTGGAAGAATGGGGCTCTGGGCACTGCACCTTCTGGAATACTCCACAGCTCCTTGGGTTGATCCTTTTCTAGCTCAGGTCTGTCCGTTTGTATCCAGGCTACTTCTTAAGTAAACAGGCAGTTGAAGTTCCTTCCCAAGGACCTGTAAACTCTTCTGTGTGTAACATTCATCAGCTTTTATGAACAGGACCAATAAATTACAATGTCCAGAAAGCTCCTCAGTGTAGTCCCTGTTTCTCTAGAATTCCCAGTCATCCACATCCAGCTGCTCCAGATTTGATACCAACCCAAAAATGCCACTGGGATCCTGTGGCAGTGTCCCTTCCAAATTGGTGATGGGGGTGACAGGGCGCAGAAGTTCAGGGAGTGCTTCGGAAGCACGGCGCTTGATCTGCATGGGAAGGACAGAATGAGCACACGGGGCTGCTCAGGTGCTGCTCcacacccagcactgcaggcagaaaCAACAGGCAGGAAACCAAAGACCCTTTGGTCTCCTTAAGGAGCAGGTTAGAACTGCCTCGCCCCAGAACTCAGCAGCCTGCAGGGGAAGAGCTGTTGTGGCTCCCAGAACAGGCAGATTTAAAACCTCTCTTAGATGTTTCAAGAACAGCCTAAGCATCTCCCCCAATGTGACAATCACCACGCTGCACTACAAATAATCAAAAAACTGACTTAATCTTCCCGATCACAGAAAATTCAGCAACTCAAcatccccaccctcacagcaagaCAAAGCAAAGCACTGTGCTGTAGATAAATTAGTTCCTTACCTGCTTAAAAAAGGGGTGACTGAGCAGAGTGCCTGCACTTGGCCTGTGGAAGGGAGGTAGAATGAGGGAAGCACACAAGAACATGAGTCAATACTTGAAGTCAGCTAGTGGGAATAAGAAAATACCAGGGTCCTTCCTGCCTCTTCCATTTCTCAGCTGTTGGGTATCTCCctattttcagcagcagcactgcttaTTAAGCATTTACAATCATGTAATATTTTATGCAAGGAGTTCAACCTCCTTCTTCTATAAGTTACATACTTGCACCCCCTACATGTGGCCAAGGACGTTACCTGAGCAGTGGGGCACCCCTGAAAAGTCTGTCATGGCTACAGACTGCCctcactacaaaaaaaaaaaaatgcagctttgatCACTTCCCATCATTGCTCTCTGCTGGCTGAAGAGCAGCCATTTGTAGTGATGGGAACTGGGCCAGAAATAcaagttgtttattttcctgatgtGCAGCACCACTCATCCTCCAAGGAAGGCTGCAAAGGAATTCCTCAGGCTCTCATATAGGAAGAGCTCAAAGTGTTAACACTGCTTGTTCTACACAGTTGGACTGCTCTCCTGAACAGATAGGGCACATCCTCCCTCCACTacacttttggaaaaaaaactgtaaacaATATCTGCTAACTCCCACAGTTTAACCAGCCCTAGAACAGCACAGGTGGGGAGAGCAGCCTTCACCTGGCTTTACCTGAAATCGGGGTTCCTCTGGAGGCACTGCTCCACAAAGTTGTGGAAGTAGGTGGAGAAGGTGCGGAGGTaggggtgcagggctggctcccCGTTGGCCGCGCGCACGTTGCTCACGGCCGTGCTCTCCCCCATCCCGTAGTTCGCGCTGGAGCGGGACGTCTTCATGGTCAGCTCGTCAGCAGGAATTGTGGTGGTGTCGAGCAGGCAGGGAACAGTTCCATTCAGCTTTTCCAAGAGCATCTGGAAGAGCGGGGGCACAAGCAACAGCACAGTTAAGGTTTCCCATTCATGCAGGCAGGTGCTCATATCTGTGCTCATATCCCAGCGCAGTTCTAGGTGCCAGATGAAGGATGAGAAAGGAGCTTGCAAACCTTACCTGAGTAGAAGGCATGTCTTTAAATGGGACGTGTCCATTTGCCAGCTCACAGGCCGTTATCCCCACGCTGTAAATGTCAGATTTTGCATCGTAACCCTGCAGATTCtatgtgaaaaggaaaagaaaaattaacttcaGGGACTTGGATGTGATTGAATGGGCAATACTCACGACTTTGACTGCAAGTCAACAAACCCAGATGATTAGAACAGGAACAGCACAAGCCACAGATACACTGGTTTATTGTggtgagggttttttggtttgttaaaACACACAGTTGAAGGCAACATGTATGTAACTGAAATCAGCCAGCCTGTAGGGATGGCCTCTGCCCTGGGTAACTTGCATCTGATGTAACACTTTGTTAATGAGACAACCTGTAGAGGTGCCTACAATTAAACTGTTTAGTCAACTAGATCAAATTCTACCCACTTGCCCTGCATTCACCGCAGATCTGTTTCCTTTAGCCTCTCCCCTTCTTTCTCCTTGCATTCATGTACCCTCCCCCTTGCTAGGGGTTACTGGTTTTAagataaaaagaagagaaaaaaggactAGAGCTCATCACAAGAAAGCATATCCCCTCAACTTGCCCTAAGAGCTCACAAAATTATACAGCTACAACACATCACTAAACACAAGCAATTTCTCTTAAACACACCTGCTGCAAAACCTCAGGACTGAGCCAAGGCAGCACTTTGATGCTGTATTTGGGAAAGTCATGAACAACTTTGAGTCGTTGCCCGTGGTTGATCATACTCAGGTTACTCCGCAGGCCAGAGAGGTACACCTTCCCATCTACAGAGATCAGGATATGGCTGGCTTTAACactcctggggaaaaaagggaaaaaacagtcAGGTTCCCTGGCCTTTACTAAACAGCTCAATGCACAGGACAATAACTGATCGGCTTCCTACCAGGAGGCTGAGACTCCTAATAACCATCTTTGGATGCTGGGCAAAATCAATTAACAGGATTCTATTACTCACCTTTGCAAGTTCACAAAGAATGTTTCTGTGGCGAGGAGAAATGTAGGACTAAATGTTATGGATTGTGATTTTAGATACACAGTGGTCTTTGGGATAAGTTTGTTCCACAACAACATTTTCGTGCAGCTTAGTAAGATCAGTGATGTCACTTCCCACGAGTATCAAACTGATTTGCTCAAACAGCAAAGCAATACAAAATTTAACATTGTTCTGTGTCTCCTGATTCATCCTCTGCCCTACTCTGAGTATTATTTCCAAGAACTTCCACCAGAAGGAAAACGACCAATGTATTTTTCAATACCTGTGCACGTAGCCCATATGGTGGATGTAGTCAAGTGCTTTCAAGACACCTTGAAGAATGTAAGCAATGGCCAATTCAGTCATCCCATCCGTAAAATGGGTACAGATTAAATCTTTTGCAGAAcctagaaagaaacaaaacaccaccTGTCAGAGCAAAAGCCCCAAGGACACCTCAGCCCTTCAATTTCATTTCACAGAACATGAGAGTCAGAAAAAGGTACCCCCTCTCCACTCACCATAGGCCATGAAAGAAGTCACTACCCACAGCTCATTGTCAGCTATGAAAGTTGCTTTGTATGGCACAATGTTAGGGTGGTTGAAGAGCTTGGAAACATGAAGTTCCCCCtaaaagaaaagatattttgattaaatttaGTAAATGCAGAAACATGACTGCAGTATTGATAGGCACTGCTCTCGCTGTCTGTCCTCTTCTAAGCTTGCATGTTGAGTGGTATTACCTGCAAGAATGTGACCATTTCATTTGTGCAGGCCTCCAAGTTCACTCTTCTGACTGTGACATACTCTCCTGTGGGTTTATACCTGGCCAGGTTCACAACCATCAAGTCTTCAAAACCTCTGCCTGAAACAGAAAGCATGAAAGCTTCAGTAATGCTTTTGGAAGCACTGAGAGAACTCCTCTGGCCCCTGACCCTTCAATAATCTTTACCCTCACTCACTGAAACCACTTCTGACCTTGTAAAAAAGAGCAATTGTTCCATCAGATACCACCTTCCTTGGCATGTATCTCACTGAGAGGAATCCTCCTAACCAGTAGAATTATCCTGTCCTTCAAATTCAGGACTGAGGCAAGTGATTAGGAGCACCAAGGGCAGGTTTCAGACTGCTTCTGCTGACTGTACTGCACCCCCAGCATCACTGACCCACTACATGTCCCTCTCAGGTGAAAACCTTTACGACTGGCATCTCATTTTTTACTCAAATGATTTCAAAATCAAAGATGCAGACATCCAATATGAAAAATAAGCAATCAATCAAGAAAAGGACAAATCTGcagatattattttctttacaaagcaGACTCTGATCCTCCAGCCCTCGAGAATTACCTATGATAGTGAGCAACTCATAGCAGCTGCTGTCTGGCAGGAAGTTGCTCATGGTGTCCCTTTTAGGGGAAGAAGCTATCGACTCGGAGCTCGCCTCATttgtctgaggaaaaaaaatgaagtcaggtcaaaggaaataaagatcACCTGCTGGAAAAATCATCTGCCCCTCATTATCATACACTTCAAAATAATAGGAATACAGAAGAGGATTTAGTTgctgtcaaaataattttaaatagtcATTTATCAATTGAAACTCAGGAGATGCCTCATTTCAGAAGATCCAGACATCTGTGTTACAAAACATGTAACAAGTAgatttttaattactgtaaGTGAGAATTTATTCAGGAATATTTTGATAAAGCCAATTATTATTCCCCAGGACAGCCTAAACTCTGCTTTACAGTAACTGCCTTTCTCTTATAATTACAAACTTCTGTGCCACCAGCCTGTTGCCCGAGCCAGAGCCAAAGGGAAGCTGTTCTTAGCCCTCCTCTGCACTGTAACAGTTGGTGTTCCTGGtgggtgctgcagctcctggttttCAGCTGCTCACCTGGGATAAGCCCAGCACAGCTTAGCTGAATGGTACAAGTGATGAAGAAAATCAGACAGGTGAAAAGAGAAGCtccaaatgaaagcaaaaactgCAAAGCATAAGTgcttctgaattaaaaaaaaaaaaaaaaaaaaaagggaaaaaagcaccCCCAGACCACACAGGGAAGCAGCACTCCCAAGCCTGTCAGCTTTCCCTCACTCCATCTGACAT encodes:
- the STRADA gene encoding STE20-related kinase adapter protein alpha isoform X1; this translates as MSFLVSKPERIRRWVSEKFIVEGLREFELFGEQPPGDSRRKTNEASSESIASSPKRDTMSNFLPDSSCYELLTIIGRGFEDLMVVNLARYKPTGEYVTVRRVNLEACTNEMVTFLQGELHVSKLFNHPNIVPYKATFIADNELWVVTSFMAYGSAKDLICTHFTDGMTELAIAYILQGVLKALDYIHHMGYVHRSVKASHILISVDGKVYLSGLRSNLSMINHGQRLKVVHDFPKYSIKVLPWLSPEVLQQNLQGYDAKSDIYSVGITACELANGHVPFKDMPSTQMLLEKLNGTVPCLLDTTTIPADELTMKTSRSSANYGMGESTAVSNVRAANGEPALHPYLRTFSTYFHNFVEQCLQRNPDFRPSAGTLLSHPFFKQIKRRASEALPELLRPVTPITNLEGTLPQDPSGIFGLVSNLEQLDVDDWEF
- the STRADA gene encoding STE20-related kinase adapter protein alpha isoform X2 → MSFLRWVSEKFIVEGLREFELFGEQPPGDSRRKTNEASSESIASSPKRDTMSNFLPDSSCYELLTIIGRGFEDLMVVNLARYKPTGEYVTVRRVNLEACTNEMVTFLQGELHVSKLFNHPNIVPYKATFIADNELWVVTSFMAYGSAKDLICTHFTDGMTELAIAYILQGVLKALDYIHHMGYVHRSVKASHILISVDGKVYLSGLRSNLSMINHGQRLKVVHDFPKYSIKVLPWLSPEVLQQNLQGYDAKSDIYSVGITACELANGHVPFKDMPSTQMLLEKLNGTVPCLLDTTTIPADELTMKTSRSSANYGMGESTAVSNVRAANGEPALHPYLRTFSTYFHNFVEQCLQRNPDFRPSAGTLLSHPFFKQIKRRASEALPELLRPVTPITNLEGTLPQDPSGIFGLVSNLEQLDVDDWEF
- the STRADA gene encoding STE20-related kinase adapter protein alpha isoform X3; this encodes MSNFLPDSSCYELLTIIGRGFEDLMVVNLARYKPTGEYVTVRRVNLEACTNEMVTFLQGELHVSKLFNHPNIVPYKATFIADNELWVVTSFMAYGSAKDLICTHFTDGMTELAIAYILQGVLKALDYIHHMGYVHRSVKASHILISVDGKVYLSGLRSNLSMINHGQRLKVVHDFPKYSIKVLPWLSPEVLQQNLQGYDAKSDIYSVGITACELANGHVPFKDMPSTQMLLEKLNGTVPCLLDTTTIPADELTMKTSRSSANYGMGESTAVSNVRAANGEPALHPYLRTFSTYFHNFVEQCLQRNPDFRPSAGTLLSHPFFKQIKRRASEALPELLRPVTPITNLEGTLPQDPSGIFGLVSNLEQLDVDDWEF